GTTGACCAAAAGACTCCCCGTAACTAATTTATTAAACAGTACTCTCATTTACGACCTCTTTTTTCCAGTTTAAAATTCACTAAACCAACGAAAGCGCGGGTAATGGATGCTTGCTAAACTGCGTTCAATGGCTGTTCTCGGTATTGATGCATTCGAAGTGGGTATAGAAGCAGATGTTTTTGACATGGTTCCGGCTTTTACCATTGTGGGATTGCCTGACGGTGCGATAAGGGAGTCTCGGGAAAGGGTAATGTCAGCGGTAAAAAATTGTGGTTACGAATTTCCACCCAGAAAAGTCACTGTCAATCTGGCCCCGGCTGATGTAAAAAAGGAGGGTTCTGCTTTTGATTTGCCTATTGCGGTGGGGCTGTTGATGGCCTCGGGGCAGGTAACCATCTCAGATTTAAACGACTTTGTTATAGTAGGAGAACTTTCACTCGATGGTTCTGTAAAAAAAGTTAAGGGTATGCTCTCTATGGCTATCTGTGCCAGGGATATGGGTATAAAAGGAATGATTATTCCAAAAGATAATGCCAGGGAGGCTTCCGTTGCAGAAGGTGTTTCTATATATCCCGTTGAAAATCTTTCTGAGGCCATCGCTTTTCTTCAGAAACTTGAGCCTATCACCCCACACTCCACAGATCTGGGAGCACTTTTCAATCAGGCAAGAAAATACGGAGTTGATTTTAAGGATGTTAAAGGGCAGGAGCATGTTAAACGGGCTCTTATGGTTGCTGCTGCAGGATCACATAATATTCTTATGATTGGTCCACCTGGTTCAGGAAAAACCATGCTCGCCAGGCGACTGCCCACCATACTGCCCGATCTGTCGCTCAATGAAGCCCTTGAAACTACAAAAATTCACTCTGTCGCCGGACTCCTCGATTCTTCAACTCCACTTTTAGCGGTACGCCCCTACCGCTCACCACACCATACAATAAGTGATGCCGGTTTGATCGGGGGTGGCTCCTATCCCCGTCCCGGTGAAGTGAGCCTTAGTCATCATGGCGTATTGTTTCTTGATGAACTTCCGGAATTCAATAAAAACGTACTTGAAAATCTACGTCAACCGCTTGAAGATGGAAGGGTTACAATTTCCAGGGCTGCAATGTCTCTTTCTTACCCTGCCCGCTTTATGTTAGCAGTGGCTTTAAATCCCTGCCCCTGTGGCTACTATACAGATACAAGGCATAACTGTACCTGTGCACCACCTCAGATTCAGCGCTATATGTCAAAAATTTCCGGCCCCTTACTGGATAGAATCGATATTCATATCGAAGTTCCAGCACTAACCTATGAAGAGCTTTCGCAGAAAACTCCGGGGCTGGATTCTACATCTTTGAGAAATCAGGTGTGTCAGGCCCGTAGCATTCAGCTTGAGCGTTTTGGGGGAAAAAAGAAAATATTTTGCAATGCGCACATGGAGTCTCGGCATATAAGAAAATATTGCGATCTGGATGATAGTTGCCTTGAGCGTCTAAAAAGTGCCATTGAAAAGCTGGGCCTTTCTGCACGGGCCTATGACAGAATTCTGAAAGTTGCAAGAACAATAGCAGATATAGAGGGGGAGGAATGCATACGTTCACCGCATATCTCAGAAGCGATTCAATATAGAAGTTTAGACCGTAAGTTGTGGCTTGGTGATACCTGAGAAAAAATGGGCATACATAAACAATCAAATAAGCTCAGCTAAGAAAACTGGTATGGGCAACAGGTGTGATCGTTTCATGGTAAGTGGATGGAATTTCTCCACAAAAACCTCATTGTCGACCTTATTTTTGGCGAGTCTATTTGGTTATTCGGACCGTTCACATTGTTGCATTTTGGGCTGGTAAAAGGAATGAAGGCAATATTTTTAGTGTGATATATTGCTACACTTAAGACATCTTTACTTCCAAAATGCTACGCTTGCGCTTTGGGGCGCAGGTCTTAAAGAGCCCCGGGCAATAGGTCCGGTTGTTTGTAGTAAGACCAAACCTTACTTCACCACTACCCGTATTCCCCTCGATGTGTGGTGATTGCTGAGTCTGATGAAGTAGACTCCCGCTGGTGTGTTGCTGGTATTCCAGCTAATTACCTTGCCGTTTGACGCCCCCAGTCTCTCTATGACCTTCCCCTGCATATCAATTACTGATACGCGCGGAGCTTCTGTACTGCTCCAACCGCTCATATCAAGGGTGACCGTTTGGCCCTGCACAGTATGCAGCTCTTTAATAGCACGTTTAGCTGGTTTATAATCTGCTCTGGTGGTATGAACGGGGCTAAAGTAGAAACTGTATACTGAATCGGTGTTAACTTCATAGATGACCTGTGGTGAGGTGGTATAGTCAACGGTATCTCCCGAAACGGAGTCTACCATACCGGCTATGATGGTAACTAATGAATATCTCAGGTCCCGGTTGATTTCAAAATTACCTTTGTGGTCACTAGTAACGGAGTTATCAGTATTATGCGATAAAGATTGTTCCTCAACGGATTCACTCAGAGTACCTGTACCCTTTTCAAAAGTATCTCCCTGGTAGGGTGGTTCATACTGCTCTCTTCCCGGATCAATTACCCCGTAAAGAGGCCGTGCATCACCGGGAGGTATGGGTTCATAATATGGTGGTGGTAATATACCGTATTCCGGCATTACAATGTACGTTTGGCTGAAGATAAGTCTGGTGTTGGTTATAGCTGTGGAATCGGATGCACGAAGAGCTCTTCCTCTAAAGTTTTTACCATCTGATAATGATTCATTGCCGAAAGCTTTTGGGCCCTGGCCGCTTACAACACAGAAAAATGCAAAAAAAAGTGTAACGGCTTTAGCGTAGAGTAAAACAGCTGAGTGCCAGGACCAGCGTGAAGCTCTGATGATCTTTTTTCCCATATAACACTCCTAATTGCAGGGCTGTGATAGTATCTGTGTCAGCAATGCTTTTAGTTATAATGTAAAAAATCATTATACTTAATATATAATAATATTCTCACTTATGAGTTTATAGAGAGAAATAAATGTATACAGGTGTTTTTATATAGACATAATAACGAACACTGTACAATCTCAGTAATTTGACCAGGCAATCTCAAGTTATTTGGCCTGTCCATTCACCTCTTTGCTTCAATTAATTTGAAAAAAGGCATCTATGGGAAATTATATTTTATTAGCATTTTTTTTGGAGAAATAAAAATGAAACTACTTATAGCATATGCGAGTGCTTCTGGATCAACATCTCAAATAGCCCAATGTATTGCAGAAACTATGGGTAAGCAGGAGCATATTACTGCTGAAGCAAAATCGGTTAAAGAGGTGAAAGCTACCGAACAGTATGATGCCATCATTTTGGGCTCAGCTATAAGGATGGGCCGTCCGCTCAAAGAGATGGTAACGTTTGCTTCAAAACGTGCAACAGTCCTTCAAACAAAAAAGGTTGCTATATTTGCGGTTTGTATGGCTCCCCAAAATGATAACCCCGAAAGCCAGAAAGATGCTTCTACCTATCTTGAACCAATCAAGCAGTTTGTTAAACCTGTATCAGAAAAACTGTTTGCAGGCAAAATTGATCCCCAAAAATTGAAATTATTCCCAAGGTTGGTTTTAAAGGCAGTAAAGGCTCCCACTGGAGATTTCAGGGACTGGGATGGCATAAAAACGTGGGCTAAGGAGTTAAGTGTGATACTTCAGGAGGTCTGAAACAAGGTTAACAGAAGTTCTTTGCGATCTCCTTAATTCTACTCATTATGCCGTTTACTCCATTGGCACGGGAGGGAGAAAGCTTTGAATGGAGACCACTTTTTTCTAAAAAAAACAGCTCAGCATTAGCTACATCTTCTGCGGGCTGATTATTAAGGATCTCCGTAAACAGGTGTAGTATTCCTTTTATAATAAGAGAATCACTGTCAACAAGATAAAATATTTTGCCATCAATGATTTGGGCACTTATCCATACCTGAGACTGACAATCGGATATAAGATTGTCTTCTGATTGAAAGTTTTCCTTTAAGTTGTTATGCGTTTTCCCCTTAGTGATCAAAAATTCATAACGATCCCAGTCATCGAGCGCGCTTATAGTAGTGGTGATTAGGTTTTGTTTCTCATTTATGTTCATAAAACCCCTTGCAATTTCTAAGTTAACAAATTTAACACTCTTTTAATGCCCTGAATAAAGAGATCAATCTCCTGATTTGTATTGTATAGTGCGAAGCTGGCTCTGATACAATTTTTAATACCAAGTCGTTTCATAAGTGGTTGGGCGCAGTGCGTACCTGAGCGGACAGCTATTGCCATTCTGTCTAATAAGGCTGCAACGTCGTATGAAGAGATACCATCTATATTAAAGGAAAGTGCTCCTGTTCTGTTGGTTTGAGGTCCATAAATGGTGATATGCTCCAGTTCCATCAGTTTTTGGGTGGCATACTCCATGAGGTTTTTTTCATGTTGCTCAATGGAATTAAGACCGATATCGTTTAAAAAGTCGATTGCTGCTTTGAGGCTCAATGCCCCGGAAATATTTGGAGTCCCTGCTTCAAATTTATTGGG
The sequence above is a segment of the Chitinispirillales bacterium ANBcel5 genome. Coding sequences within it:
- a CDS encoding flavodoxin domain-containing protein → MKLLIAYASASGSTSQIAQCIAETMGKQEHITAEAKSVKEVKATEQYDAIILGSAIRMGRPLKEMVTFASKRATVLQTKKVAIFAVCMAPQNDNPESQKDASTYLEPIKQFVKPVSEKLFAGKIDPQKLKLFPRLVLKAVKAPTGDFRDWDGIKTWAKELSVILQEV
- a CDS encoding YifB family Mg chelatase-like AAA ATPase → MLAKLRSMAVLGIDAFEVGIEADVFDMVPAFTIVGLPDGAIRESRERVMSAVKNCGYEFPPRKVTVNLAPADVKKEGSAFDLPIAVGLLMASGQVTISDLNDFVIVGELSLDGSVKKVKGMLSMAICARDMGIKGMIIPKDNAREASVAEGVSIYPVENLSEAIAFLQKLEPITPHSTDLGALFNQARKYGVDFKDVKGQEHVKRALMVAAAGSHNILMIGPPGSGKTMLARRLPTILPDLSLNEALETTKIHSVAGLLDSSTPLLAVRPYRSPHHTISDAGLIGGGSYPRPGEVSLSHHGVLFLDELPEFNKNVLENLRQPLEDGRVTISRAAMSLSYPARFMLAVALNPCPCGYYTDTRHNCTCAPPQIQRYMSKISGPLLDRIDIHIEVPALTYEELSQKTPGLDSTSLRNQVCQARSIQLERFGGKKKIFCNAHMESRHIRKYCDLDDSCLERLKSAIEKLGLSARAYDRILKVARTIADIEGEECIRSPHISEAIQYRSLDRKLWLGDT
- a CDS encoding SufE family protein; its protein translation is MNINEKQNLITTTISALDDWDRYEFLITKGKTHNNLKENFQSEDNLISDCQSQVWISAQIIDGKIFYLVDSDSLIIKGILHLFTEILNNQPAEDVANAELFFLEKSGLHSKLSPSRANGVNGIMSRIKEIAKNFC
- a CDS encoding T9SS type A sorting domain-containing protein, yielding MGKKIIRASRWSWHSAVLLYAKAVTLFFAFFCVVSGQGPKAFGNESLSDGKNFRGRALRASDSTAITNTRLIFSQTYIVMPEYGILPPPYYEPIPPGDARPLYGVIDPGREQYEPPYQGDTFEKGTGTLSESVEEQSLSHNTDNSVTSDHKGNFEINRDLRYSLVTIIAGMVDSVSGDTVDYTTSPQVIYEVNTDSVYSFYFSPVHTTRADYKPAKRAIKELHTVQGQTVTLDMSGWSSTEAPRVSVIDMQGKVIERLGASNGKVISWNTSNTPAGVYFIRLSNHHTSRGIRVVVK